From the Candoia aspera isolate rCanAsp1 chromosome 3, rCanAsp1.hap2, whole genome shotgun sequence genome, the window gactgtgcgatagagttggtccccaatgctcaactgctcaagccgaagatttatgcaatgactcaaaaagagcttgaggcgctgcgggactttgttgataaaaacttggccagggggtttattgaaccagcgaattctccaGTCGGAACCCCCATGCTGTTCtgggacaaaaaggatggcacgctaagactctgtacagactaccagGGGTTAagtgcagtctcaatatcaaacaagtaccctttgctgctaataaaagacatgttagcccatttgtcaaagggcaaaattttctccaagctggatttgcgggaagcctatttccgaatccgcatacgagagggggatgagtggaagactgcttttaattgtccattgggttctttccagtacaaagtcctaccttttgggttggcgggagcacccagggtgtttatgcaactgattaatgaagtgttacatgaccatttgtttcaaggggtactggtgtatctagatgatgttttgatttacacggagactgaggaggagcatgaacgctttgttaggcaggtgcttagcaagctgaggagtgccaaactttatgccaaactttctaaatgtgagtttcacaaaactcgacttgactatctggggtataggatatctgacaagggcattgagatggaccctgttaAAATTCAAGCGATCTTGGGGTGGGAACACCCACATACCAGGAgacaactacaaagttttctcagATTTAACAATTATTACCGCCAGtttaatagggacgcggtggcgctgcgggttaaaccgctgagctgccgatcggaaggtcggcggttcgaaaccgcgcggcggggtgagctcccgttgctcgtcccagctcctgctcacctagcagttcgaaaacatgcaaatgtgagtagatcaataggtaccgcttcggcgggaaggtaacggcgttccgtgtcgtcatgctggccacatgacccggaagtgtctatgacaacgccggctccaaggctttgaaacggagatgagcaccgccccctagagtcggacacgactggactttacgtcgagggaaacctttacctttacctttaccgccagtttatccaggggttcgctgaaattgccttgccccttactgatttaatACGTACCAAGGGTTGggagacacacgcaaggtgaagaacccgggggcggtgctcaattggacacctaaatgccaggcagctttcgaaaaacttaaaatccttttcactgctgaacccattttgcagcaccccgatcccacccgaccctttgtggttcaagtagatgcttctgatttttcagttggggcgcttttgctgcaaaaagattctgacagtcacttgaagccttgtgcttatttgtccaggaagttcTCTGAGACCGAacggcggtggcatgtttgggagaaggaggcttttgcaggtaaggcagctttagaagcatggcggcacctcttagagggggctaaatgtccttttgaagtttggactgaccataaaaatttagaagcgctccaCACACCCCggagactcagtcctaaacaggttcgctgggctcaattttttagtcgtttcgatatccagctgaagtttattctgggtAAGAAAAAgttccttgctgatgctctctcacggttaccccaagattctggccACGCGACTGAGATCGTGGGTATtgtgtggacggagccacagctgggtctgCAGGCTGTAACTCGGAGCCAAGCCTGGGTGCAGCTGCCTCCGACCCCAGTTGCGCTGGCAGGGAGGAGGACgcagattccctctcaattgcaacaatagtttctccagacactgaaatctgatacttggttgcaggcaaacagagacaatgtttcctttgacggTGGTTTAGCTTGGAggcaaaactgcctctatgtgcctgaacagttgcGGGCTGAAATCCTAACCCGTtctcacgatgataaggttgctgagcactttgggtttgtgaaaacattgcacctggttcggtgccagttttggtggcccacactgAGGCacgatgtgaaagactatgtcgcttcctgccctgtgtgtgccatgtcaaaatgaaaagggggtaaaaagcaggggctcctgcagccagtggcaagcccatcatgcccttgggaggagatttctatagattttattgttgaccttcctcccagccagaagaagacagtaatttgggtagtcaaggattacttttccaagcaagctcatttcattccatgtgcttctattccttctaccccacaattggcacgtctttttctaatacacatctaccgcctccatggtagcccctcccgtttggtcacggaccacacagttcacctcccaattttggaaatcatttttgaaattgattggcaccaagcaggcattgtccactgcttcgcatcctgagactgacggatctacggaggttttaaattcgacccttgaacaatttttaagggcatttataaactaccagcaggacaattgggttgatttgctcccttttgctgaggtggcttacaacaatgcggtccatcagagcacggggcacaccccttttcgtgtCGTTTCTGGGCAGGACTTcgtgcccattcctgagttgccacaacctcctacccagccctgttctgcttctgattgggctgttcaactggctgattcatggccggtgattcagcaggctttggctgatgcccagtctgcttacaaattgcacgcGGACAAGCGAAGGgtgttcagcctgattttaaagttggtgatcaggtgtatctttccaccaagttcataaagtccccacagccatcaCTAAAGTTAGCCCCGAAATTTATTggccctttccccattgttggcaTTGTAAATCCGatcacttttaaattggatttgcctcgcaatctgaaacgtttgcatcctgtttttcattgcagcttgctcaagcctgtcagccactcttcccattggcatgcccagcctccccccccccccgctccaatcagaagcattttgaggtgaaggacgTCCTTGATTCCCGTAGGCTTcatggcacccttcagtaccttatccgctggaagcacttcacacaccctgagtgggtgtctgctcgcaACGTTAACGCTCCTGCTTTGGTTAGGCACTTtcatttagcttaccctttgaaacctgctccttgatgttgtgactttgttttgggggggtggtatgtcatgttcaccgtttcaatgtgcattgtacatcgtaacgttttgcatgtcaagttgctgatgcgtggtCTGTTTGGAAGGGGCTGTgcggactccttctgctgggtttgttatctgtattcagtggaatggaatgtgtttgggttatccaaggtgttcaaggttttcttcccaggagatcagcagaactcgttaccagcacctggggtggggaatttgaaacagttgggtgaggggagggattacgtttgcaccgagggtttttagtttgtatttggcacgcttttgctcattctcagctttctttgtatttgcatgctattctttaataaaccagatattattaagctcctgcttgtgcgtctgagtatattaggataggcaatcattacagatactATAGCAGTCTGCATAAAATAAACATTGGGAACCATTGTCCTGGCCCTCCATGTTTTAGTATGTTCAATTCTTCTGGTCATTTTGTAGTCCCATTGCATTATATTATTAAAGATTCATTATTTTCCATCATACGTTTCTTTGTGTATGTAAATTCATTCTAGgtcgtttttttttaatttgtttagaaACAGTTTGAGGTTTTGGATGTGACTGGACAGAAATCTGAACACATTATGAGTGAGAGATAATAGTAAGAGTTTTCTAGGACCTCGATGCCTAAAATATTCTGGTTGTAGTTTACAACATACTTATTAGATACCTGTATAATCTGTAAATTACTCAGGCAACTAAAAGAATCATTTTCAGTTTATTTCACTTAGCCATTTAAAAATTGATGTGGACTTTGgaatgattttaactccagtagTTTACATTCTCAGTTAATCTGTCAGTCTAGCTGTGTGACACAGAATCCcgattttctatattttattttgtgttcttTCAAACATAAAACTATATACCAAAATACATCTACAGTATCTGCCTTCAGTGAGAAAGTAGCTAATACTAATGAAACACTGTGGTACCCCCCAAGCTACAGTAAGCAttattctccttttaaatatatcatttatTATAGCACTTTATTTTATTggattaattatattatataatactaatatgagggacgcggtggcgctgcgggttaaaccgctgagctgtcgatcggaaggtcggcggttcgaaaccgcgcggcggggtgagctcccgttgttaatcccagctcctgctcacctagcagttcgaaaacatgcaaatgtaagtagatcaataggtaccgcttcggcgggaaggtaacggcgttccgtgtcatcatgctggccacatgacccggaagtgtctatgacaacgccggctccgaggcttagaaacggagatgagcaccgccccctagagtcggactcgactggactttacgtcaagggaaacctttacctttactataatactaatataataataaaataatccctTAACCATTACCTTGCAGAGTGAaagtttcaattttttaaaattactcttCTATATTTAATCAAAAAATTGCAAAGGAAAGACAATGGAAATTCAAACACAAAAATAAAGCATGATGTAATATGGGAACCAAGCTAGACTATTGACTGTCAGTTTGGACAAAATGAAGTATGGCtttccaaaggagaaaaaaaagggaagagattGCTGAAGTGATGGTGCATCAGGGGGAGGTCCCTGAATTTCCAGTTCAAGAATTTATGTTGCTCTATTTGAATAACTGAGGGAGACGAGGTAAGAGTTCTACATAACATTAGTAAATATCTAACCGTTGGATTATTATATCCATCCGTGTTTTGAGGTAGTCCTTGAACATCCGGCAGTAATGTCTGACAGGAAAGGATAGCATTATACTGTAGACTGGATTTTCTATAAAGAATTATATAGTATccatcagatttatttatatgCCAAAGAGCTAGCCCTAAAATTTGGCTGAATAAAGCAGGTGCCCTACGgagaatattttgttttgttgcattaAAACCAGGAGAAAAGAGAGATGTTTGTTTGACTTTCTGATTCATATATCAGAAATAACTTGGTTGTCCTTTAACAATTATACTTTGACTCTGATAGATAGGTACTATATGCTGCTTCATTTCAGGTAGCAAAATGTTTAAGGACTGTCATGAACTAACATTAAAATTAAGATGCCACTTAACATGAAAAAAGgttaatcaataaaaataatcaccACCTCAAAaatcaactttttatttttttattggacAATTTATATACTGGCAGCTTCAAAGACTCCAGGCAGTTTATAATTACTatcaattataataaaacatcaACATAATAAAACAATCCCCAACATAAACATCACAGTTGCAACAAAATCCTACAATTAAAGAAAATATCCTTtaacaattttaattattttaaaatcattttaatttaacaAATATTTCCTCAAGTTACTGTCGTGAcctgggctcaggccccttttatctgaacattgccttggtagtagctcttcctcctatccttcaaggtcattccctcttccctctacaacGGCCTACCTTCTTGCCAGAAAATTTCCCAATAATCCTTAGAAGGTCAAATTATTCCATCAGGCACATGGGGCAAGCCTTTCTAACCAGTCCTCCACCCTTGAAGAGGTCAAGTGTGGCATCAGTTGACACATGAACCAGATAACGACCCAACTATGGCAAAGTATTAATGGCAATGTCCTCCATCTTCAGATTATGTCTCACCTGATTCAAAGAAAAGACAATGTCTAATGTGTAACTGCTTATATACATTGAGTCCAAGATCACTTGGGTTACTACAGAGGCTGTGAAACTCCAAGCCTATATGAAGTGTACACCCAAGGCATGGAGAATGAAGTCCTTCAGCCTGGAAGACTTCAAAACCAGCTGAACTATGAGATACAGGAACTCATTtagataaatgtatatataatacatattacaTAATATAGAGTTACAATAAGGAGAAGGCTGTAATTGTTACATAATATATTTATTGCAATTATTCATTTTTCTTGCTATGAAATCGTTCCAACAGACCTCTTGTTATGCTTGCTGGTTGTTTCTGGTGTTTGTGTATTAACATCCGTAAAGCATTTTGTGCCTATTAGAAGAAGAAATACCCATGTAAAGTTCTCTGATTCCTGAAGGCTTTTGCTTATTGAGCCTAATTATATAATGATTCTCACATATAGATCAGTTTACCTTTTCCACCAGCTCTTCAGCAGTTATATTTGGATCATATGGTATGGGCTGTCCAACATGTGTACGCCATTTCACTGGAAACCCACCATACAGAAAAACTAATGGCCATCGAATATATTCATATAAGTTTTTCAGTAGTCCTATATGATGAGAAAATTAGGTAGCATATTAAATATATGAGACAGTTTACAAGTTTAGGTAGAGTGCATTCTGAAGTGAAATtatatggttttatggttttatggttttattttcttttatggtttatACTTTGTTAAAAGTAACCTTATTATATCACTGATGACACCAATTAAAACGGTATCTGTGTCGTTCTACTTCAAACAAAAGACCCTTACAACAAATGTCTAATAAAAATCACACAGTTTTTGCTAGACATGTTCAAGGGGCATTTTCTAATGTTTAGTTACGCTCTAATAAGAATGATGATTGAAAATTGAGTATGTTCAACATGCAATATACCTGCAtggataaaataatttatttctgtttttattattcttttcaactggaatattggaaagaaatatatgGCAACTCAGGACTATCTCTCTATCATCAAATTAATGCTGAAAATGGAACAGAGCAGAACCAAATTTAGTATGATAGAATAAGCTAGCAAAAGAAAGAATTCTAAAATGGGTTAGACCTGGTCAGGCTCAGATCCTGCCCATTTTCTGGGAGAAAAAGATTCATAAAAAATTCCACCAGTGCAGGAGATAGGCAGTTGAGTGGCACCCTGGAATGCTGTTCACAGCTCCATTCTAAACCTCCCTACTTCTTCTCTCCTGATCACATGACCCAGGGTGGAATGTATGCGCCCTGTTCCATGCTTCACAGTAGACACATAAAAACAAAATCCTTGCACAAGAGGAGAGCAGAAACAGGCACATTCACAACAGCACCCACCTTGATTAGGCACTCacttatacacacagacacagatacatTTAAACAGGCAATATATACGGACCCACCCTAAATTAGAtcttcactcacacacacacggAGGCAACATATGCACCCAACATGATCAAAGTCACACAGATACACACCATGTTACTTTACTACACAGATAACAGTGGTGGCCACTGTTGgtaaagaattagaaaaaattccagaggctaCTGTATGTTCTGCATGTTTTCCCTGCCTTTCTTAGTGAGCATACAATATCTCAAATCATAAGCTACTTAAAATATGGGTTCTCAGGTCTGCAGACAATACAAATAGCAGCACAATCTAGAAGGTTGCAGCTTTCCAGTAAAATGACCTACATGCAGAAAAACAAATATTGGTTaagtgaaataaaatcagatataTTATGAATATGCACATTGGTAAAACTTCGTTCAGTGGAAAATTCCATCACTCTACAAAATCACTGTGTTGGAACAAAATCTTCCATACTATTTGCTCTATAGTATGTTTCAGAATATTTAGGTATACTGACAtaaatcagtttatttttttaaatggtacaTTATAACTTTGGAAAATATATAGTATATGATCTTACTTATTCTTCCAAGTGTTCTGTACCCCTCACGACTATTCTCTGTAAACATTGGGATTATGGGCTGAGGAAAAGAAAGGCAAGGAAGCAAATATTaactttgtttatttaaaatatttcatttaagtAATTGGCAATTTGAAGAACATGTGCTTTGATTATAAATATATGGCCTGTTCATAATTACTGTAGCAATTTCCTCatgattttctttatttataaagTTATTAGGTATATATTTCATCTTCCTGCCAGGAACCTAAAGTGGCATATACAGAATTCCCTCCTCGGATTCTCTATATAAAAACAAGCCTATAAGGTAGAATTGATGAAAGATAATAATTGACCCAAAGCCACCTCATGGCTTTCCATAGTTGATGGTGGTCTTGAACTTGGAACCTCCCAGTCATAATTTACCACCTTCCCAAATATTTGTGTATTAGAATTATATGGGATGAGCAAATAGAATTGGGTAATAATGCATGAGAAAGGTATATTCACCTTGTATGTGAAATGTCACCttctgtgagataggcagccatataaatgtgagcaataaataaaaaataaatattctatctgatatttatttattaatttgatatTAATTCGATTTaggtgccacctgactccaggGGGAGTCAGGGAGGTTCACAATATAGAAAAAACctaaataacaaatatataattGAAATAGAAAACATTAAATAAGATGGTGAATCTGGCCAACAGCACAAAACATATATCAACCACTCTAGCCCAGCACCAAGAAGAGCCAGATATTAAGGCCCTCTGGAATGCCATCCAAGGGGAAGCCACCCAGATATCAgagagaacctcattccagagggcaggtgcatgACAGAGATGTTACAATATCAACACTGCATAACTGATGTAGAAAATACCAAATACcattctcaacctcggcaactttaagctgtatggacttcaactcccagaattccccagccagcatgctgatatAGAGGAGTGCCACTTTGGTGTTGTAAGAATGATCTCATAAAGACTCATTTAGCCAAAGAGATTTAAAAACTTCCAAACTCAGAAGCTGTAAACAGATTTTACTAAGATAGTTAAGCAACAGTGCAGGAACAACTGTCATGGAATTAATAAAAATGGAATCTGACAGATGTTGTGGAAGATATAGTGTGATTTCTCCATGTATTTGGTAGGACTTACCACTCTGGCTTCTATGGCAACTTTTGCAAAACCTGTGCGTTTACCCCATATAGTTTTATAGGTTTCATCACTAAAGATGGCCTCTCGTGTTCCCCCAGGTGCAAGAGCCACCCATTCACCATTTTTCAGAGCACTAAGACATTCTTCCTTTGTACCAGTTATCATTTTCAGATTCCTGAAAAGCAGTCTTAAACCTGTAAGAGAGCAATAATATAGTACATTAATTAAAGAAATAGTGGCAATACTAATTACTTTATCAATTTCCTTATTTAAGAACTAAAAAATAATGCTCCGTATGTTGAAGCAAAGATAATAGTAATACTAAAACAGGATAAACACTTATCCAAAAAAGAATCCCATAAACCTAAATCCCTTTTAAACCAGgaattaaggaaaaagaaaaaaagacagcttGATGGAAGCATTAATGGCTTCAGCTGATCtgaaaaagctaaacaaggttggacatggttagtacttggatgggaggctcaCAAATCAAAAAGCCCTTTCATACTGTTGTCACAGAAAAGTTACAGGGTCATGTCCATGGGTCACTAGGAATGAAACTCAACTGGAAACTTTTTTGAGAGCAAAAATTGAACCATGTAATAAGAAAGTATATTTTTGAAAGCTTATAACTtttcatggaaaatatgaaaacttttaaatataattCATGAAATGAGAACAATAGAACACTATGTAGATTATTATTTCTTGATAACAAAAACGGGTTTAACCATCTAGAATgggattgttgttttttttaatcaggtttTGGACACATCTGTCTTTGGAAAATAAACCAAAATGAGAACTGTTTGGAGAAAAAGGAGAATAAGAGGTATTTGTAGTTGGTATGTTTACAGATAATATAGTGTTACTTATAATGAGCTGAGAAAGTTAGAAGAATTTGAGCTCATTTCTGAAAATGACATTCTTAGATAAAGAAATATAGGATGGTATTATggtgttttcttcatttctgaaataaaacCATCAGCAGTACCAATTTCTTTTCTGAACTTTGTCAATGATTGTCAACATCTCTTAATTGGtaagtaaataaagaaaacaaataatctagtcagcatttatttatttatctatcatattttttatcactgcccatttcccctacaaggggggaccctgggcagttaaaCATTAAGGCAATATTACCAAAAAAAGTTACAAGAATTGTTTTATTTcaaattgaattatttttattttgaacaatAAAGCATTTATCCtgttattctattatttattcattaataaaCTGCAACTAACAACAATATTATATTGCAGTTTCTGATATAGCATGATCTATTTTGCTAGACTGCATTTTAAAATGACCTTGGTAGATGTGCAGATTTAGAGAAGGTGCTGACAAGAAAGTAAAATTCTTCAGTTGTGGTATTCTGTTGTGAAATTCTTCCCTATAAATTTCAAACCACTATGCTATAGaaaagtgtaaataaataaaatatagtaatagATAGTGCTGGTAGGGACAGGTGACTAAGAGGTGACTTCTCTCTTAATACTGGCCTACGCACActgaaagtcttccaaaagagaTGGCTTCAGTGAACATGCCTGAAGCACCATATCTGAGGGCAGTTCCTTAGTTCTCAGGGAGAAGGTTGAGAGGAACTTTCTCCCTCAGCATTGGCCTCAGAGTAATTTGAAGCCACCCAAATTGCTTCATCAAGGCAAATTGGATGCCCTCTTTCtttcaagaaaacaaagcaaatcatCTTCATAGCCTCATGTGCTGTCTTTG encodes:
- the LOC134494237 gene encoding DGAT1/2-independent enzyme synthesizing storage lipids-like — its product is MITGTKEECLSALKNGEWVALAPGGTREAIFSDETYKTIWGKRTGFAKVAIEARVPIIPMFTENSREGYRTLGRIRLLKNLYEYIRWPLVFLYGGFPVKWRTHVGQPIPYDPNITAEELVEKAQNALRMLIHKHQKQPASITRGLLERFHSKKNE